gtctagatgacccaacttagGAAAAGTTGGGAAATTAGGAAAAGTCATGAAAtatgaagtaaaaagaaaaaggttaactattatttttttaatgacagacaTTGAattggggtcaaattgaccctaAGGATAAAAGGAGGGTTAAAGCCCATTTCGCAAGAAGCTTGCTATTTGATGTGATGCCACATGTTGTCACGGTAACGGCTACTGAGCTTGCACAGACCTCTTTCCACTTGTTTTTAACCAGATgaagtaaaagtttttttcaaagacacaaaataaattGTAAGAAATATCCACCATTAACTCTGATCATTAAACTtgatcaacattttattttattattaataaaatgactttaaaacatattttccaaGTTTCTGTTGTTCAGGTCACAAACTGGACTTTAGGTTCAGTTCACTAATATAGAACATTTAGGATATTTGGCCAAAACTTATTTTCAAGGTGTCTATTGTCACCTTTGAATGGACAACAATCAAAACCAAGTATTCACCATGGTATGATGCCaaatcattaaccctttaacacactTTAGCTccaactttgacattttttgaattaaacatccatctatccattcagtGTCACTTGGTTGCTGGGGCCTGTCcctgctactgttgggcaaaggtggagttctttaaattgaactaacctttgtaactttttttttcctcgatTCCAGTAGATTCTGACGTAGAAAACAGCAACTATGCACTGATAAGCAGCACTTTACAGTACTGTTTACTCAATTATTAAAACCAACAGATTCTGACGCAGACAGAGGTAGCTTTTTTTATAGATTGGTGAAATTGGAATACCGTAAATTGTTGTTTATCGGCGTGATGCtgcttttttcctcttcagaaTACGTTGTAACTGCCTATAGGCTTGAAGAGTTACAGTCCTTTGAAAAGCATGCGTTATTtcctgttaaagggttaaagcccCTGGCCCCTTGTTGGGCAGTTGGGATGAGCTTTACTGCCATGACTTGGTTCTTAATGGCTAAATGTAATGTATTGCTCTAGAATGTTTAAGTTTTTCCCAAAGGGCTTCCTAAAGCTGTGCTGCCACATATAGCAGGAGCTCCagtctgggtttttttctggttaATGAAATATAGCGTTGAACATACTAACTTGTTTGGTTCCGCCTTAACTGGAATAAACACAACTATGCAGACGACAAGTTACATCTTCCCACACGATGATttcaattttctctttttccacaGTGAATGTGTCCTCGTTGTTCCTCGTCTTGTAAGGACAGCTTTTGAATACTTCCCCTACATTAGACAAAATGTTTAATTCcgactttttcttctttcagttCTTTGTATTAAATCCTTTGTGTCTCGCAGCAGTTGTACGTTTTCTGTGCCGATGTCGTGTATCTCTGCCACTCGCTGTTCATTAAATGCCAGTTGAAAACGCAGAGGCCTGAATTTTCTCATGTTTGAAGCAATAACTGGCTGCTGCTCACTTCACAGAAGCCGGTGcatctccagaaaaaaaaaagaggggggggtgATCGATATTGTTGCACAGAAGAGATGTTCTAATCTTGTGCTCTCATTTATGAATATTTATGACCCAGAGGCTGCAGGGATGCTTTAACATAGCATTTTATGAATAATAACTGGGTGAAAAATTATAGATTTTTCCGAGTTATCTTCGAAAACATTTTACTAATAAAGACGATGCATCATGGTGGTGCAAATGAGAGAGTGCCTGCATTAACGAAGGGAAGAGAAATACTAATATAGCAATAATGCACAGGGTTACTCTGAAGcgatggcattttttttattttctgcattttttttcagggTGAGGtgtcaaaacagttttaatgaaaaagtCTGCGCTTTCAGTTGAGTTGAGGCGTAAATACTTTTTCTAGCTGAAACAGACGCTGCTCAAAATGAACTGTAAATAGTCTCGGCTGGCTACTGGGGTGATGTTTAAGTTCCGATCCGAGCGTGTTTGGCTTTGTGTGCATCTCATGCAAGCGTGTAAACGATGCCCTTTATGCTATACTTTACCCGTTCCATCATTTTCCTGGGTACTGTTGCTACAGCGTTGTTCACGTTTTCACATGATTGCCTTCCGTGTGATTTCAGCTAATCCACCGGTGAGTGGACAACCGCAATGCTTTGCAGGAGGCTCCCAACATCCGCAGTTATTAGAGCGGGTCCCTGCTCGCGCTGAACAAGAGCCTCTTAGTCCTAATGTACCAGTGCTTTCATCATTGTTGTGCAAATTTATGCAGCAAAGTGCGGCAGAAAACCTCCTCGTATCACCTGCTCTGGCTGAAACCTGTCATTCCAGCATCAGCTGCTTGAGATAAAATTGCTCTCTGGCTCCCAAGAAAACCCTCACAGGAAGATGCAGCACATAACCACGGTGacagcacaaacaaaaaaaaacacacaaaaaaacaaaacaaggaggTGAGTCACTGCTCTGCAGCTGGTTTCACCTGAAATCcagaaaaaagtaaagacaGACAGTTCTCCAAATGTAGAGTTTCCACGTTGTACCCAAGGGTCACTGAAATAAAGTCAGAGGAAGATTCACACACTGGGAGCATCAAACTGTGAGACGTTATTACAGATTTACCAGTTATTCTGaaagtttttattgttaaatgaaTGATTTTCACAAGCTTTTAGTCCTCTGTAATCATAAAAAGACTCTTTTAgactttgtcacctttttttttagactatAAATTAGGCTCCATTAAGCAAACGTAGATATTTTTAAAGATACAAGTTCCTTAAATTTTACTTTAGGATTCTAATAATTAGAACTGTAAGAGGTATCCGAATATTCGAATATTTGCAATCTATTATGAATATTTGTGACGTCCAAGATCACTAATTTGCGATCTTTATAATTATAGTTGAGTTGGGTAAAGGTACACTTCAGGCAATGTAATTATTGCTCTAAAAATGTAGAATAATGTTAAGTATGTAAACTAAGCTGATCACGTGTGGTACTGTCAACAGACATAAAATCTCGGAAGTCGTGTCGGCAATGGttctcattttcaaagtaaagctatcaaatgttttttgtagatgagaaaacaaacaaacaaaaatgacgtTGAGTTTCCTTAAAATTAGctctggaaaaaatattttaaatttaattaacattttgaaaaaaatacatgtgaTGTGAAATTCACAATATTGCAGAAGTCTTGTGATCAATGTTGTAAATGCTAGCATGgctgtaaaatgttcatctaaagtgtgggagTTTCTTGGTATTTTCcactaaagatgaaaaaaaaaaaattgtaaaatatgtCTGTTGGAAACACTGCAGTCTGTTTGGATGGAAGGACTCTGGGTGTTTTCTAGGTTTACTGAGGTGTTGCTGGGACTTCATTTACTTTACTGTTGTCATCGATCTACTGGAACTGTAGTCAGTGAAACTTTGAGGATGGAACaactgtggagaacattttcaggatttgttgttaAATGATGCAAAGCAACAATGAGATTTATGTTTATGTCTCCTGCTGAActtaaccaggaagttgacgAAAAACAAATTCCATTTCCTCCTGTCTGAATCTTCCTGTTTGTTATATTTGGTTGATTATGATCTCCTGTTCTAACTAAAGGTATAAATGGGGATTAAATACATGTTATTTGAATTTTCTTACATGCAGTACAAAGGCATACATATGCCAACCATTCAGACTTAGTACCTTGAATAGTAAGAATTGTAGTTTATCTGTAAATCATTGATCCTGTTTTTTGAATCGAATCAGATAACCGCCTATGTAATGATCCATACTGCTACtaatttaaaaatcagtttatttttttcatatgtaGAGCTGGttgttttacctttaaaacattttagttttatcaCAAAAGCAATCAtcatgaaaaatgtaaacaaaacacagaactaCCCTGAAACTGCATCCATTTATGTATTTCATTCAATGCATTTAGGTTTTAGTCAGTCTAAACAGACTTAATATGGATTGTATGCTATAGTCGCTGAGCTAAATTTCATAAATAGAAAGACACTTTTGGTTTAATTAAACTAATGTGTCTATCAAAACCTACTTTTGGAggacgtatataaagaaaattaagctgaaaattgcatttctgagtagttcATTCATATTGTTGTGCATCCAGAGCAGAagtgttacatagaaaatatgctgggtagGCCACACAAATCCCTGCTTTCTTATACCTCCTCTTGTAGACTTCCAGATCCATGTGCATCTGTTTTACTCGTCTGAGTGGCATCTTACTTAAAACAGCAATATTAGACTGGGAGAaggaggggctgtaaactacaAGAGAGCAACGGGAATGGGAGCGGGATTCCTTTGCTGCAACGGTCCACCCACACATCAGAGGCTAAcgaactgctgctctgcagaaactatgtcctgtaaaacaacacacactttttaacattttatgttagctgaaaacatcataatcataattacaaagaccactgggattgGTTTGAAAATAAACCGAAATAGGATATTTTTTGGGGACTTTAATTTGATTGTTTACGgattagagaaataaacaggcAAAAACAGTCTTTGGTCTTGCTTGTaagaaatacatattttgaTTAAAGATAAACCACTTTTGTGAAACTTGCACTTAAAATTTGCATAAaactattttgaaaaaccaaagtATATTTAAAGAATTGTGTAAAGTGGCGGCTGTTGGTGTAACCTATCCAGAAAATTAAGaatcaatgtttttctttccactttttaaaacgttaaaaaacGGCTAAAAGGCTATCCTCACTTTAATGATCTGTGTTTATTAACATCTTTTTATTGTCTTGTCAGAAAATATATTTAGGAAAAACAAATTAGGGTTTGTATCATTGCACTCTAATTACAGGGATCCAATTGTTGCCAATTGTGTTGAGCTTTATCGTGTCTAATATCTTCAgccacttcctgctttttcggCATCACTTCACCCTTTTGGTGAAACAAAGAGCTTTGTTTGAAGAAAAGGCAGAGATTGTTCATCTCCCCTGCTGCGTGAGCTGCCTTTTTGCATGCCATAAACCATGTGCGTGCATAcaaattaataaacatttacttCTGAATGTTGCCTGAATTCATTTGGACACGGCGCCGCGTGCTAGATCACTCTAAACTGGGAGGTCACGGGTGTTGTCGCATGGGGAATCCAATTAGAAAAAGGAGAATTATTGCTGGTCAGGGGATTGTAGAAGACGAGAATCgcccaaaaaacagaaatcctgAAGCCAGTTTTGTGATGCAGGGGCAAGTCTGCAACACTGATGGGAGCAGCAGGAAGCCAACCAAAAGCCGTTTGGACACGAACATCCATGCAAATACACATCTGCACTGTGGAGGGCTGATAACACAgagaaaatgctattttctgtCCAGGTGCCTACTGAGTTAATTAGTGCAGCGATGGCGCACCGCTAAGAGGCGGGCGGCACAGCCAAATGCTTCTTCTGTTTGTGGAAATGACGGTCCCCCGTTTCACTTATATTGCAATTCTTTATTTCCTGTTTCAGTTACAGCTTCTGTTTATATTCTGTACAGCACTGAAGGCACACAAAACCCAAAGAGAGAACAGAACATAAGTATATACAAAATATACAGAATAAATAACCTAGTTGAGTAGAAAAGCTACAGAGTGTGTGCTTACATGGACTTCAAGGGTATGAACGAGTAGAAATCCCCAACAATACGACATGTCAATCACCAGCTGTCCACCTCTTTCTCTGAATCGGACGTCAAATAATGGTCTGTCGCGTTAACAGAAAGCATAAGTGGCTCGTTTCTTCTGGCAAAAATAAGTTTCAGCAGGATTCTTTTGATTGTCATGCACCATCTTATGGCATTTGATTAGTGCTAGGCCTTTTGACAAGACTCTCCTGGTATATGTGTGCATATACCAggagattatatatatatttatatataatctACTGAACTCCCAAGTGCTTTTTCATCTGACTGACACTGCTTTCTGTGAACACACTAccagctgataaaaaaaaataagtttctcTCGCTGCGGCTCGTTCTGGATCCATCCTCACACCGGAGGACAGAAGTGGAACCGCACTCCTATCACACTCCCCCCAACGTTCGCTTGGCAATTTGCTGACTCTACGGCACTATGAGCATTCATTCTGGTTCTAGCATGAAAGCTGCCTTAGGTTGACGGAGGGTGTAATCGGGTCATGGCCGGAATCAGGATAGACCGATTAAGCAGAAATTCTGGGTCAAGCAGTGATTGAAATTCGCTCACTTGGTTCCAAAACATCTGCTTCGTCCTGCAGGCGGGAGGTGGAGGAGAGAAGTCGCCATGTGGATCAATTCATTTGGCTGCTGGATGTTTAATCACATGTAAAAAGCTGATTGAGTGGATTTCACAGTGGGCTTTGACCCGGGCCTGCTTGACAGTCTCTTCTGTAAAACATAACGCCCTTCCAGCAACTACACGGTGTGGCTGTCGGCACGTTCGACCCAACAAAAGAGCAAACCAGTTACATTCTGTGCTACAGTTAAAGAGATGTGCCAATActatatttgtatttatatatttcaCACTGTGGGAATCCCAAGAGGGAATCAGGAGAAGGCACTTGGTTCAAACAGGTTTGTTGCTGCTTCAGTTCAGTTAAACGCAGTCTGATGCTCCAGAACTTCTAAGTAGTCTGGTTCGGTGTGCAGGTTGGCCTTCAGTTCAAAGTActcatttttcatttgctccagCATGACCTTGCGTGGTCTTGTGTACATTATGGCCTCCATTAGCTTCAGCTCCTCCTGGTGCCCCGGGCCCTGCAGGTCCATGGCGGGCTGGAGCTGGGACATGTTTTTCCTGAAGTATTCGGTAATTCCAAGCTGCTGGAGCTCCTTCTCCCCCCTGTCCAGAATGTTCCTGTACAAGGAGTTGGGATTTCCAAGAGTCATAAACTCCGCCTGGCACTCTCCGCCCATTGGCCTGAACTTGGGGCAGGGGTTTCCCGTCAGGGGGGACGTGTTCTCCCTCTCCATGATGCTTCTGCAGACGTGATGCTTGGGGCCGGATTCATCGTAATCCAAAGTGTCGTGCTCCTTGTGTTGGGAGCAATACGTGGGGTTGCGGCAGATCTGCACAATAGGACTGTGCGATCTGTCTTCATACAGAGTGGCCGACCCGGTTCTCTGCGTCAGGGTGTGGTGAGTGGTTTTCTGTCCATACATGCTGTAATGCAAATGGATGGGGGAACTGCTGGTGGTGTTGGGGTTAGgctgctcctctgctgcctTTTTCTTCGCCCTGCGCCGCCGTCTGTGCACCATAAACACCACCAGCCCGGCTGAGCAGAATATAATCATGAGGACGAAGATGAGAAGGCTTAAGATGAGCACAGAAAGTGGGATGGTGTCTGTTAGGGAAATGAACAACCCGCTGCTCCCGTCAGGCCCCAAAGTGGCTGTTACACTCTCCTCACCGCTGGGAGGCACCGGGTGGTAGGTCCCTAACCCGGGACAAAGCGCCTCGTGATGAAGACTTCTAAGCTCGCTCTCCATCACTTTCTTTGGAGTGTGACACAAAATTGAGCCCACCACTGTGTCTTTCCGCAGCTTCTCCACCCATTGTTTAAGGCTGAGCAAGTCGCAGCTGCAGTCCCAGGGGTTGTCCTCTAAATAAATCTGCTCCAGTGAGTCGAGTTGATCGAGCACGTTGCTCACTGGCAGATGCATGAGCAGGTTTTTTCTCAGGTTTAATTTGGCAAGGGGCACGTTGCGAAAAATCTGCGCTGGAAGAGAACTGAGCTGGTtattatttaaagacaaaagtttCAGGTTTGGCAGGGGATTAAAAGTGCCAGGAGCAATCTCTTTGATCAGGTTGTATTCCAGATAAAGATTTTCGAGGTTGTGGAGTCCCACAAACATTGTGGAGAACAGCTTTTCTAGTTTATTTCCAttcaaaaacagctttttcaagCTGCTCAAACTAAGAAAAGTCTCGTTATCGATGTAATCAATTCTGTTGTTGGATAAGTTGAGGGTCTCCAAACTGTCGTACGTAACGAAATCGTATTTCAAAAGTTTTTGGATCATATTTCCTGTCAAGATCAGTTTGGTAGGACTACGCTGAGTAATTCCAATGTCTGAGACCTTTTGGATCCCTCCATCCTGACAGTGCATCAAAAAGCCGGACACAGGGTGATTGTGGCAGGAACAGTGACTTGCGCAGGGACTACCTGGAGGGTGGGATGGTGTTGGGACCCTAGCATCATCTTTGGCATTGTTCAGTTTGGGGATCTGAAACGCTTTGGATGAAGGAGTAACAACCATATCCAATGACTTTGACGGCTCCTCCAGGTTGATATCCGCGTGGGACGGACACAAAACGTCCCGCTTGACTTTAGCGAGGATGCTCCCTTTCAGGTTTTGCGGTGCGCTGCAAACCACATCCCCGATGGCGGACTGGGATCTCATGTTTTCCATCCagattttcaaatgtaaaatatcaCAGTCACAGATCCAGCTATTGTCCTCCAGGAGCAGCTCCATAATCCGGCCAATGTGCTCCAAGAAGCCCACATACGGCAGCGTCTGCAGCTTGTTGCCTCGCAGGTCCAGGTGCGTAAGGGGCACAAAGCGGAAAATGTTGTTAGGTAAAAACTCAATGGAGTTGTCATTGAGGATCAGGACTTTGAGGCGGATCAGTTTGttgaaggcccccggttcaatgACCTGGATAAAGTTTGTGTCAGCCTGAAGAAACTCCAGATTCACCAACCCTTGAAAAGTGTCCTCTTTCAGGGTGACAAGGAAATTGCTGTTTATGTGGAGCTTTTTCAGCGTTCCCAGGGAGCTGAAGACCCCTGGCTCCAGCTCTTGTATGCTATTACCCCCGACATGCAGGGAAAGGGCACCCTTAAGCCCTTCCATTTCCTCAGTCCGAAGCTCAACCAGGTCATTTTTATAAAGGTTCAGGTGGAAGGGGACGCCTGGGGGGATTTTGATTTGGGAGATTTTGCTGATGTTCCTTTGCTCGCAGTTGAGATGAAGGATGCCGTCTTTCACCTCACATGAGCACAGGGAGTCACAAGACTCGCTAATGGAGGATGAAGCCTGTGAGGGATGGATATCTTGGGATCGGGCCGCCGTTAAAAACAAGCTGATGAAAATGATACAGCCCTGCATTGCGGTCTGAGACGTCTGTGGATAGAGAACAGAAGCAGGGGTGGGGGGATGgggagaagtaaaaaaaacctgttattaTTCTTTTAGTTGAGACataagtcaaaataaaacatttacatagTAAAATTCACAAACTTTAACCAGATGAATGTCCTTGAATGAAAAGTCCTATCCTTTCTGAATTATACAGGTGGAAAGAAAAACACCTTTATCCTGGATAAAGGGGTTTTTGACCTTTTTGCAGTGCAAAATATAATACAATTCCACATCACCTAAACACCTCATTTCCCAAAACCTTTGGTTTGAAAATGTATAagggttgtttgtttttttttccctgaatgTTATCCCGTGATTGTGTTACAAAGCACGGCATCTACATGGCAGCAAATACTTTTAAAAGGTCGAAAGTGGAGACAAAGACATTTCCACTGACTCACTGCAGGATAATACCACATATAGGGAGACttatttgacttatttctcCACCCCTTCCACATGCTGACTCATCTGACTAGAAGACTTTCTCGACGTGACTCACCCAGGGCAAAAATCGCCTCAAACCATGTCAAAGAGGCACCAATTATGCTTATTGCACGCGACTGTAAGAAGTGGAGTACATCAGGCAAAACTCTCCACTGTCCACTGGAACTGCAGCCTATAAGCAcgctttatttttatgataacAAGGAGAATCGCTGTGAAGTGATTTTAATGATAAGCAGCCTCAGCACCACATCCAAATCCATTCCAGTAAGTTGACTAAAATCACAGAGGATGAAAGGATAGATCCCTCGGAGGGAGCTGGTGAAGAAGCGCACGCATCTTTTTCAGAGATGATCCAGATATTCACTGTTCACTAACAGAATTCTTCAAAGAGCAACCATGAGGGAAGATGACAGCTCTTCTTGTTAATGAATCTGATTAGCATCTGGGAGGCTTCACTCCAGCAAGACTAGGCCAGTTTGGTTCAGCTGAGTCTGTCAGAGAAGGAATTCTCTCGGTCCTGGTGTGTCTGACACAATGCTGATGAACATGGGCTGATGATGGGCTTCATTCATGTTGAAAGTATTCGAGGACGGCACTTCTTCATTACTTGGAGCAGTGTTGTATATTGACTCCAAAATGTGGCCTAAAGGCTGAGTCGATTTCCAGCATCTCTAATCCCCATATTTTTAAAGTCTGCAGCCTGATCTTTCCCCGTAGATCTGCCTATTCCTTTCATTTACACCTTTACGTAATGCCTCATTACATTCCTGTGATGTCGAGCCGAACGGCATTATTGAACAAAACTAAGCCGTGTCTATGAGGTCTACAAGCCTACACTCCAAGGTCACCTAGAGCCTCCCGGCACCAACGCTCCAACTCAATAAATGTTGATTATTTAGCTACAGAACACTATCTACAGAAAAAAGCGTTCCctggcctcctcttcctccttcattCTTGTTCCAGGATTACCACATCAGACAAAGCACAGCTCGGTAATTAGTAGTGTATTTTGAACTTCAGGAGCACAATGAGTAAAACACCTACGTGTGGAATTTCTCAAAACAGATCTTCTTTCTCCAGATGGTgtgtggagaagaaaaaaatcccaacacAGCAGCTTCCAATGTGTAGGTCAACAGAGTTCAAAAAGCAGTATTAAAACAACAGTTCAAAcgataataaagaaaataaagtatatACTTCCCACaaaggagaattttttttttttttttgtccagacagaattatgacaccaagtcagtCATATCGGAAGAGAACTGTGAATGAAAAGGCCTGCAGCAcgatttgcaagatttgcactgcttctaCCTTTTGCACAATGCCTCTTTCAATATTAGCTACATGCGCTAGTATGGGGTAGCGacaatccagtgtgaacaccatatgctttAAGTGCATTCAAGAACAAGTGGTTAGTACGTTCTTGAATGTAAGAATACGccatttactattttatttgCATTGGAGTACGACACCAAGAGTTCCTAATCCCCTAATTTCATAATGGAAACATGGGCTGTACCTTATGTAACATATAGGAAACCTGGTTATTCAAGAAAGCTTGTTGTAACCTGGTTTACATACCAGTTGCAGATTAAGGGcgttataaaaaaaatggagattGGGCTCAAATCAAAAGAGACCAACGTGGTCCCTAAGAAGGATCTTCAACTGTCCTTGTTTGTAGTTGAAACTAATTAATCAGATTTGTCAAACCTGGGAGATTACTGCTGTTTATACACATTTTATTGTGTATCTACAACTGTCTCTTCCTAGAATCTGATGGTAACACCTGAAGCTCTGCCCTTAACCCAAAGACAAtatgaaacagaaaacaaactatTAACACAGTATATTATGGTAACAGGTACATTTTGctaaagaaatatgcagctcCAAGCGTTCTGTCCTCCATATTTCAGACAGACTCTGCTAACTGATTCATTTTTCAGGCGGTCAACTTTGCGTGGAACTCAGAGTGACGGGCACAGGACATAAAACTCTTGTGATGCCAGTCTGCCTTTGCTCTATTGTGTGGGAATTCAGATGCATGTAACTTTCTGTTTAGACAATTTAATTAGATATCTAGTA
The sequence above is drawn from the Oryzias latipes chromosome 2, ASM223467v1 genome and encodes:
- the slitrk6 gene encoding SLIT and NTRK-like protein 6: MQGCIIFISLFLTAARSQDIHPSQASSSISESCDSLCSCEVKDGILHLNCEQRNISKISQIKIPPGVPFHLNLYKNDLVELRTEEMEGLKGALSLHVGGNSIQELEPGVFSSLGTLKKLHINSNFLVTLKEDTFQGLVNLEFLQADTNFIQVIEPGAFNKLIRLKVLILNDNSIEFLPNNIFRFVPLTHLDLRGNKLQTLPYVGFLEHIGRIMELLLEDNSWICDCDILHLKIWMENMRSQSAIGDVVCSAPQNLKGSILAKVKRDVLCPSHADINLEEPSKSLDMVVTPSSKAFQIPKLNNAKDDARVPTPSHPPGSPCASHCSCHNHPVSGFLMHCQDGGIQKVSDIGITQRSPTKLILTGNMIQKLLKYDFVTYDSLETLNLSNNRIDYIDNETFLSLSSLKKLFLNGNKLEKLFSTMFVGLHNLENLYLEYNLIKEIAPGTFNPLPNLKLLSLNNNQLSSLPAQIFRNVPLAKLNLRKNLLMHLPVSNVLDQLDSLEQIYLEDNPWDCSCDLLSLKQWVEKLRKDTVVGSILCHTPKKVMESELRSLHHEALCPGLGTYHPVPPSGEESVTATLGPDGSSGLFISLTDTIPLSVLILSLLIFVLMIIFCSAGLVVFMVHRRRRRAKKKAAEEQPNPNTTSSSPIHLHYSMYGQKTTHHTLTQRTGSATLYEDRSHSPIVQICRNPTYCSQHKEHDTLDYDESGPKHHVCRSIMERENTSPLTGNPCPKFRPMGGECQAEFMTLGNPNSLYRNILDRGEKELQQLGITEYFRKNMSQLQPAMDLQGPGHQEELKLMEAIMYTRPRKVMLEQMKNEYFELKANLHTEPDYLEVLEHQTAFN